CAACGCCCGCGTGAAAGAGGCGCTGCTCCACCACGATGCTTTCACGGGGGTATCCGAGCTTCCCGGCTATGGTCCGTGCCGTGTCCAGCGACCGGACCGCGGAACTCGATACGATCAGGTCCGGATTGTACCCGCTCCGTGCCAGCCGCTCCCCCATCTCCGGCGCGTCCCGCTTCCCGCGCTTGTTCAGCGGCCGCTCATGATCGCTTAGGGTGGGGTCCTTCCAGCTCGACTTGGCGTGCCGGACCAGGATGAGTTCTTTCACCTGGAAGCGCTCCCTTGGATAGGTGGTTCGTACGGCAGCGGGGCGGACTTCTCAGGTCCGATTGGACCAGCCCCTGCGCTCAAGCCACCGAACGCCGGTCCGACCTGGTCTTCGCGGGCAGGCTGAACGGACGGTCGTGGCGGAGACTCGGTACGCGGCCACGCGCGCTGGCGACGCTACCCAGGTCCACCGTTGCGACGATGACGCCCACGTCTTCGCCGCCGTCGGCCAGGACCTCGCCCCAGGGGGAGATGATGAGCGAATGGCCGTACACCTCGCCGCCGCCCGGAATCGAACCCGCGGCGCAGGGGGCCACCACCACGGCGCCGTTCTCGATGGCGCGGGCGCGGTTCAGCACGTGCCAGTGGGCCTGTCCCGTCGTCTTCGTGAATGCCGCCGGTACGGCGAGGATCTCGGCGCCGGCCTGCGCCAGCGTGCGGTAGAGCTGGGGAAAGCGCAGGTCGTAACAGGTGGTCATGCCGAGCCGGCCCCAGGGCGTGTCCGCTACCACGACCGTCTCGCCGGGGGATACGACGTCCGACTCCCGGTACTGCTCGTCCCGGGAGAGGTCCACGTCGAACAGGTGGATCTTGTCGTAGCGCGCGCGGATCTCTCCCTGGTCGTCCACCAGGAAACCCCGGTTGATGAGCCGGCCGTCCAGCCCGTCCACCGCCACGGAGCCGATGAGCGTCCACACGCCGGCGTTCCGCGTGAA
The Gemmatimonadota bacterium DNA segment above includes these coding regions:
- a CDS encoding histidine phosphatase family protein; translated protein: MKELILVRHAKSSWKDPTLSDHERPLNKRGKRDAPEMGERLARSGYNPDLIVSSSAVRSLDTARTIAGKLGYPRESIVVEQRLFHAGVAELLHVIRGVDDSVDILMLFGHNPGLTDLANHLGPREIFNMPTCAVLHLRFQGDTWSTVGDVPGDEVIYDYPKRAVQ
- a CDS encoding carbon-nitrogen hydrolase family protein, giving the protein MSSSNEVRIGCVQTPASATFDEAIEVASRLAGDAVAKGADLVCLPEFCGGLRTDNGMICPPSAPEADHAVVAALRDFTRNAGVWTLIGSVAVDGLDGRLINRGFLVDDQGEIRARYDKIHLFDVDLSRDEQYRESDVVSPGETVVVADTPWGRLGMTTCYDLRFPQLYRTLAQAGAEILAVPAAFTKTTGQAHWHVLNRARAIENGAVVVAPCAAGSIPGGGEVYGHSLIISPWGEVLADGGEDVGVIVATVDLGSVASARGRVPSLRHDRPFSLPAKTRSDRRSVA